A segment of the Hyphomicrobiales bacterium genome:
ACCTGATCCCAGACCTGAGCCCCGACCTGAGCCCAGACCTGATCCCTAACCTGAGCCCCGACCTGATCCCCGACCTGATCCCCGACCTGATCCCTGACCTGATCCCCGACCTGATCCCCGACCTGATCCCCGACCTGATCCCTGACCTGAGCCCTCAATCCATTCTTAAGTATCAGCCAAGCCATCGCTCCCCCGACCGTGGCGGCATAGGGGCTGCCCATACGCAAAATAACCATCGGTTGTTCGTGGCCGGCTAGTTTGTATCCGCGCATGGCGGCTGCGGTTGCAGCCTCAAAATTGGCCGGCTCGGTAGATAGGCCGATATCAATCCATTGTTGCGCCCACTCTCCAAATCTCGACTTTTGCTCGTCAGTGATGGAATCGATTCGCATGTCAGTCAACCACGCTGCGCAGTTCTTGCGGGGTGAATTGCGTTTGGATGGCCACATGATAAATGCCGACATCTAGCTGTGCAGCAGAATGCTCCTCATGCTTGAGCGAGGTCTTTTCCATCACTTGCAGGAAACGCTCCGCGCCGGCAGACCAGAGCTTTGCCTTCGTCGGTTCGGCGATCTGGTGGGCGTGCCCCGTGACCTCGCCGTGCGCCAGAATGACACGGCCTTTGTCCTGGCTGATCGCCGTTACATCGGCTGGCATGGCGGCGACCTTGACGAGCAATACGTCGCCTTGACGAATTACTTTCATGCGAATCTCCTTGTGTGGTTAAAAAATGTTCTGCTCAAGCATTCTCGGCCGATCGCGGAGAGAGTTCATGCGCTCCAGATACTCTTCCTGCAAACCGCGCTCTGCGTCGCGCATCGACTGATACAACTGCTGGGCTATAAGCAGCGGGGTCGAGTCGCGGCCTTCAAGCATTGCCGCTCTGGCGGCTTCTCCGTATTGAGCGGCCGCCATCGAGTAGGCCGCCTCAAGGTTAAGGCTGTGATTCATTAGGGCGCGCAGCCACCAGTAGCGCAGTTTCATTATCACGATTGCTCCCCTTCACGTTCATTTTGCGCCTGCAGTTCGGCCAACGCATGCGAAAGGTGGAATTCAACGTCCAACCATCCGCGCGCCACCGCAACATCGTAAAGCACTTGGACGCGGGCAATCATGCGTTCCGGCGAGTCGATCTCGCGCAGCAGCGTCTTGAGTTCGGAGCTGGCGGCGTTGATCTCAGTGGCGATGGTTGCAAGGTTCATTTATGATTTCCTCAGCGCTGATCGATTCCGGCATGAATAAGAATTTCAGCCGTCGCCGGAGCCGGAGCCGTCGTCGGAGCCGTAGCCGGAGCCGGAGCCGTCGCCGTAGCCGGAGCCGTAGCTGTAGCCGGAGCCGTAGCTGTAGCCGGAGCCGTAGCTGTAGCCGGAGCCGTAGCCGTCGCCGTAGCCGGAGCCGGAGCCGTCGCCGTCGCCGGAGCCGGAGCCGTAGCCGTAGCCGTCGCCGTCGCCGTCGACGTAGCCGTCGCTGTCGCTGGAGCCGGTATTACTCATGCGCTTTCAGCGCCCGCAGATTTGCGGCGGCTGCCTCGCTGCACGGAATAATCTCAATGGCCTCTGTGAGCAAGATATGCGGGATGGAAATCGAAAGCTTCGAGGATTTGCTGATTCCTTTCTCAGCGACGGCAGAGAGGGTAAACGCTCCATGCCAATACCAAATCCGGCGGGCGTTGTGCAGCACTACCTCCCTTCCGATGCGACTCGCAAGCGTGCCGAAATGGACGCCGGCGGAATGGGTGCGAATGATTACGTCTTTTCCTTCAAACATTGCGGACCTCCTTGGGTTGTGTTGCGCTGTTGATGTAGTCATTTGAGCAGAATCCTGCGCGCATGTCAAGCAGAATTCTGCAAAATATTTCTTGCATCCTGCAAAATCCTGCTATACGATTCAGGTATGGAAACCGACATGATAAAGACCGTAAAGAAGCAGCTCGCAGGGCTTGAATCGCGCGACTTGAGGAAGATTGCGCATGATTCCGGCGTCTCTGTCCGCTGGCTCTATTCATTCCGGGCCGGGGAGATTCCGAACCCTGGATACGTCACCCTCAAGCGAGTTTTCGCCTGCTGCTCTAAGCGAGCTTCACCCTCTTCGCCCGCGTGCGCCTCCCACTCTACCGCTCCTCCCTCCCGGTAGCGGCGCACGCGGGCACCTTTTCAATGCCGCGCCTGTTCTGCGTCGCTGAGCAGCTTCCGCAGAATGTAGTGATAAGCCCTTTTCCTTATCGTCAAAAGGCGCGGCGCCCTAACACAGAAATGGATTGAGCCTGAAAGTGAAACAACAAGGAAGAGCCCCAGCGCCACCCATCGCTTTTTCGCCCCACGTCCCCATTTCAATTGCCGATCAACTGGCAGCGATGAATTCGAGCGACACGCTCGAGTCTCGCGCCAGGAGCCTACTCTGCGGGAAAAAGCCGCCTCCGCTACGTATTTCCCCGAAGTGGACTTCGAGCGAGGACCTTATTCCTCTAATTTTGTCTTATTTGGCAGGGCGATCCGAGGCGGCCCGCACGCGAGAAGTATGGAGGGCGATAGGCGATGAAAAATCCCCGGTTTGGAAGGTTCACGACGCCCTTCTGGCGCTGATGCGGGAGGGGACGATAACCGGACGGATGGTAAGGTCGAGGTCTGGTCCGGCTTGGGTATTTAGGGCAAAGTAGGCTTGCCATGATCGAGTTCGGCCCGGTTCGGAAGACTGACCCTATAGAGGTAGCAGGCGGCGTAAAGGCGGCGATTGCGGATATCGAAGTCGGCCAGTCTCGAGACTTCTACGGCACGTCGCGCGAACTACGCAACCTTCGCAATCTTACCTACTGGTACGGTACGCAGTGGGGCCGAGTCTTTCGGACCCGCACTGGCGACGGCCGGCTGATTGTTAGCCGAGTGGCTTAAGCCATTTTACTTGACCCATCTAGCGTAATTGTTATAATAATATCTCTCGGCTTATGGTCATTATGAGGGCGCTACATGTACGCTAAACTCTTTGCTTCACTGTATCAGGGAACGCTACGGGGTTGCTCTGACGAGATTCTAGTGTTCACAAATTTGCTGGCTCATTGCGGAGCTGATGGGGTGGTAGATAAGCACTTCCGGGCAATATCCGAGGAAACCGGCCTCAGTGTAGATCGAGTGGAGGCGGCTATCGTTGTGCTCGAATCACCCGACCCAGAGAGCCGATCACCAGAAGAAGAAGGGCGAAGAATCATCAAGATAGACGACCATCGCTCCTGGGGTTGGCGCGTTGTGAATCACGGGAAGTACCGGGCAATTAGGAGCGAAGAAGATCGAAGGGAACAGAACCGGCTGGCACAGCAGCGTTGGCGTGACAGTAAGCAGAATAAGCCTAGCGTAAGCACTGATAAGCCGAGTAAGCCCAAGCAGTATACAGAGGCAGAGGAAGGTGAACCTTATATAGGCCCTAACGGGCCTATTAGTCAAAACGCGGTGCGTTTAGACCCTATCCCGTACCAGAAAATAGTCGATCTGTACCACGAACACTGCCCGTTAATGCCTAAAGTGGTCCGCTTATCGGAAGCCAGAAGGGCGCAAATCAGGCAGCGGTGGAAATCCGGGGAACTACCAGACCTTGAGACGTGGGAGAAGTTCTTTAAGTTTTGCTCTGCAAGCAAGTTTCTTTCAGGGCAGGCAACGCCGGGAAACGGTCGCAATGTATTCGTTGCCAATCTCGAGTGGATCACCAAGGAAGCGAACTTTCTGAAAATCTGGGAGAAGAAATACCATGAGCCGGTTTGACGCTGCGCCTCCTGAAAAACCGTACTACGCCCCTGCAAAGCCGCAGGGTACCGACCCGGCAATCCTTCGAAACATCGAGCACGCCGCCACCATAAAGGATCGAGACTGGCTTATCGATCGGCGTATTGGGCTGGACCGTGAGTCGGTTATGGCCTATGCGAAACATCTGTCTAATGCCCCACCTCCTGATCCTCTGGACTGGGCGAGGATGGTTCTGACGCGCGTTGCAGACGGGGAGTGGTTGCCTTCCCTGGCAATCAAGAACGCGCAGGAAGCGTTGAAGGACACTGAATGAAGCGCGCACGCCCTAGAACTACCCTTCCAGAACTGCTGCGGCACTGCGCCTATGCCCACTCGGTCGATGATATCCACCGCAAGGTGTTTCCAGAACTCGCAAAAGATACGATACGCAGCGCACTGTCTCGGCTGCTGTCTGCTGAGATGGTGACGGCTCAAGATACGAGTCACGGACGGAGGTACATAGCGTGAGACCAGAACTGCAAGAAGGCGAAATCTATGCGGGAATCGTGCTCGGCAAGAATGGATCAAAGGATCACCACCTTATCGTGCTGCCAGGCACTGCTGCCCCGCTCACCTGGAAGAAGGCTTGCGAGTGGGCCACCGAGCGGGGCGGCGAACTGCCAACCCGGCGCGAGCAGGCCATTTTGTACGGCAACCGTCCGGAGGCCTTCGAAAAGGATTGGTATTGGTCAGCCGAGCAGCCCGCCTCCTCCTCTGACTATGCCTGGTTTCAGCTCTTCCACAACGGCCTCCAGACTTACAGCCTCAAGCGCCTCAAGCTCCGGGTCCGCGCCGTCCGCAGGGTAGCTATTGAGCGATGAGCATGGATGAAATAGACACCGAGCTTTTCGAGGAGCGAGCTGCGATCATGGAATACGACGGCGGGCTATCACGCGAAGAGGCCGAGTACAAAGCCCGGATCGAGGTTGAGGCGAAACGCCACGCATGCGAGGTCAAATACGTGCTCGCCCTTGAGAACGCCGAAAAGGCCGCCTATTTCGATCTCTGCCGGAAACGCCGGGGCGATGCGGCGACTGAAAGGCTGCGGGCTGACGTGATCGAGGCGTACCGGGCGGCGGCAGCGGCTGGACACATGGAGGATTAGGGGTATGCGCATGACTGAAGAGGAATACCGGAAGGCCCAGTCTCGCGTCAAAGCGCCGGCTCGGGCTGATGCTAAGGTTGTGGCAAAAGCACCGGCTAAGGCTACGAAATACGGCAACCGGAAGACTATCGTCGATGGAATCAAGTTCGATTCAAAAAGAGGGGCGCGCTATCGGGTGCTCAAGGAGGACGAGGACGCAGGATTTATCCGCAATCTTGTGATTCAGCCGGTTTTCGTTTTGGCGCCGCCTGTGGTCCTGAAGGGCAAGAAGAAGCCTGCCCTGCGCTACTACGCCGACTTTGGCTACGAGGCCAGCGTAGCATCCGGCGACTGGGTTAAGATCGTCGAGGACGTGAAGAGCGCGGCGACCAAAACCAGCGCGCTGTACCGGGTGAAGCTCCACCTCCTTAAGTACGTGCATGGTATCGACGTTGATGAGGTATGAAAAATGGCAATTTTTCGCTTGATCCGAGTCAGTGAGTCAGGCCGGCGAATCGGTGAGAGCCACCCGCGGGCTATCCTCACCGATGCCGATGTCGATACAATACGCGCCATGCACGAGGACGAAGGTAAGGGCTACAAGACCATCTCGAAGTACATGACACAGATTAAGGGGCGGCGAATCAGCCGAGGGTTGGTCTGGAAGGTATGCAAATACCGAACTCGGGCGGAGCATTGCGCCGATGTCAAGACTGTGGAGGTGGTATGAAGAAGCCCGGGCGTCGGTCGACATATACGGAAGCGGCGGCGACTGAAATCTGTAATCGCCTTGCCGATGGGGAGCCTCTTCGAGCGATTTGCCGCGAGGAACATATGCCCGCGTGGCGAACCGTGTATTCTTGGATTGCGAGCCGGGCCGAGTTTGCGGCACGCATCGCGCGCGCGCGTGAAATCGGCTTCGACGCCATCGCGGAAGAGGCACTAAATATCGCCGACACGCCGCTTGAAGGTGTCCGTATCGAGGTCACAGAAGATGGGCAGAGAGAGGTGCGCGAGGACATGCTTGGGCACCGCAAGTTGCAGATCGAGACACGCCTTAAATTGCTGGCTAAGTGGTGCCCTCAGAAGTACGGGGAGAAGCAGTCGGTAGATTTGAATATCACGGCAGGTCTTGCAGAGCGGCTAGCACGAGCGCTTTCCGAGTGAATATCGATCCAGAATCTGCAAAGATCAAGCTGGCAAAACTCTGTGCCCGCGATCCTGAGAGGTGGGCGCGAAAGGCGTATGACTGGGGACACGGAGAGCTGAAAGACTATTCCGGTCCCCGCCTCTGGCAAGCAGAGACGTTCGCGATTATCCGCGATCACCTGAGCAACAAGGCAACGCGCTTTCAGCCGCTGATGCTTGGAGTCGCGTCCGGGCACGGGATCGGGAAGTCCGCCGCGATCGGCATGCTGTGCAATTGGGCGCTATCGACCTGCGACGATTGCAAAGTCATGGTCACGGCCAACACCGAGGCCCAGTTGCGCACCAAGACAAGCCCGGAAGTGGGCAAGTGGTCGCGGCTCTCGCTCACGGCAAACTGGTTCGATGTTGAGTCGACTTCGATCTCCTCGAAGGATTCGGTGCATCGGAAGACCTGGCGGGCCGACTTCATTCCTTGGAGCGAGAACAATACCGAGGCATTCGCGGGCCTGCACAACAAGGGCAAGCGCATCGTGCTGATCTTTGACGAGGCCTCGGCCATTGCCGACAAGGTCTGGGAAGTCGCAGAGGGTGCGCTGACCGACGAAAGCACCGAGATAATCTGGATAGCGTTCGGCAACCCGACGCGGAACACAGGGCGATTCAGGG
Coding sequences within it:
- a CDS encoding DUF1566 domain-containing protein — encoded protein: MRPELQEGEIYAGIVLGKNGSKDHHLIVLPGTAAPLTWKKACEWATERGGELPTRREQAILYGNRPEAFEKDWYWSAEQPASSSDYAWFQLFHNGLQTYSLKRLKLRVRAVRRVAIER
- a CDS encoding DUF1064 domain-containing protein; protein product: MTEEEYRKAQSRVKAPARADAKVVAKAPAKATKYGNRKTIVDGIKFDSKRGARYRVLKEDEDAGFIRNLVIQPVFVLAPPVVLKGKKKPALRYYADFGYEASVASGDWVKIVEDVKSAATKTSALYRVKLHLLKYVHGIDVDEV